In Labrus bergylta chromosome 1, fLabBer1.1, whole genome shotgun sequence, one genomic interval encodes:
- the LOC109991606 gene encoding retinol dehydrogenase 8: MASPGQKVVLITGCSSGIGLRMAVMLAKDEKKRYHVIATMRDLKRKDKLVEAAGDAYGKTLSLAVLDVCNDESVKQCINGIKDRHVDVLINNAGIGLVGPLESIPIEEMKKVFETNFFGVIRMIKEVMPDMKKRKGGHIIVVSSVMGLQGVVFNDVYAASKFAMEGFCESLAVQLLKFKVTLSMIEPGPVHTEFEAKMIQDVKQKEYPGADPDTVHYFKNVYLPSSVDIFETLGQTPDDIARCTKKVIEASSPRFRNLTNPLYTPIVALKYADETGGLSVHAFYHMLFNMGTLMHVSMSAMKYLTCGCLRSRTVSPN, translated from the exons ATGGCGAGTCCCGGACAGAAAGTTGTTCTGATCACCGGCTGCTCCTCCGGGATCGGTCTGAGGATGGCCGTGATGCTGGCCAAGGATGAGAAGAAGCGCTATCACG TCATAGCAACAATGCGTGATCTGAAACGTAAAGATAAGCTGGTGGAAGCTGCCGGGGATGCATATGGGAAAACTCTTTCTCTTGCTGTGCTGGACGTCTGCAACGACGAGTCTGTCAAACAGTGCATCAACGGTATCAAAGATCGACACGTGGATGTCCTCA TCAATAACGCGGGTATCGGCCTGGTGGGCCCATTGGAGAGCATCCCCATCGAGGAGATGAAGAAAGTGTTCGAGACCAATTTCTTCGGTGTTATCCGCATGATAAAGGAAGTTATGCCTGAtatgaagaagaggaaaggaggacACATCATCGTGGTCAGCAGTGTGATGGGACTGCAAG GTGTTGTGTTTAATGACGTGTATGCGGCTTCCAAGTTTGCTATGGAAGGCTTCTGTGAGAGTTTGGCTGTGCAGCTCTTGAAGTTTAAGGTCAC GCTATCAATGATCGAGCCGGGCCCGGTGCACACAGAATTTGAGGCAAAGATGATTCAGGATGTGAAGCAGAAAGAATACCCCGGCGCTGATCCTGATACAGTCCAttacttcaaaaatgtctatCTTCCCTCTTCTGTTGACATCTTTGAGACTCTGGGACAAACACCCGATGACATCGCCAGA TGCACCAAAAAAGTGATTGAAGCAAGCAGCCCACGTTTCCGTAATCTGACCAACCCCTTATACACGCCCATCGTAGCATTGAAATACGCTGATGAAACCGGAGGCCTATCAGTCCATGCCTTCTACCACATGCTCTTCAACATGGGCACTCTAATGCACGTCAGCATGAGTGCAATGAAGTATCTCACCTGTGGGTGTCTGAGGAGCAGAACAGTTTCCCCAAACTAG